A DNA window from Pogona vitticeps strain Pit_001003342236 chromosome 2, PviZW2.1, whole genome shotgun sequence contains the following coding sequences:
- the SMIM32 gene encoding small integral membrane protein 32: MYGEFLNSTSVTDPHLIVQANTPYIGSTQRPISSSAFYMSTARVLKEGEINKPDLVTYIILFFFLLLAVTIIVLFINCQLKNSFFATLPYDRSLREARNPWKTQAV, translated from the coding sequence ATGTATGGGGAATTCCTCAACTCCACCAGCGTGACTGACCCTCACCTCATCGTTCAGGCCAACACTCCCTACATAGGGAGCACCCAGAGACCGATCAGCTCTTCAGCTTTTTACATGTCCACGGCCAGAGTGTTAAAAGAAGGGGAGATCAACAAGCCAGACCTGGTGACTTACATCATtctgttcttcttcctcctcctggctgTGACCATCATTGTACTTTTCATTAACTGTCAGCTGAAAAATTCTTTTTTCGCCACACTGCCTTATGACAGATCGCTACGAGAAGCTAGGAACCCATGGAAAACACAAGCGGTCTGA